In Kordia antarctica, the following proteins share a genomic window:
- a CDS encoding T9SS type B sorting domain-containing protein, which produces MKKVFFTLFTLFAYQIVSAQQVTTNESFTLQELVDQLVQGCVEVSNVSSSINGNVNGFNSYAYFDQAGSGFPFANGLVLTSGRASEAGTPVNTAPLNSGTTTWGTDPDIETALGVMNTINATSIEFDFISATNQISFNYLLASEEYAEDFPCRFSDSFAFLIRETGSTAPYTNIAVVPGTTISVSTSVIHDEIVGFCPAENEQFFEGYNLGDTNYNGRTTVLTATASLIPNQQYHIKLIIADGTDQNADSAIFIQGNSFNATVDLGPDVITCADSYLLNADIGNPLATFEWFRNGVTIPGSVASTHDAVLTGTHRVEITIPIGTELCVIEDTVEITLNSPQSAGPITDFELCDDASLDGIESFNLTTKEAEILTTVPPANYTVTYYPTQNDADNDTNAHPNTIQNTTSPQEVFVRVLDIDNGCLAFTSFNLVVNPMPIITQPTPFDICSDNGTAAIDLTVRNDEITGMNPVLGVTYHNSQNDADNNLNPIIGNYTNSSPNDTVFVRVVDTQTGCAITTTLQVNVSTSPMLNPPDRNLIDACDADHDGFATFDFTDFLNEVTMGLTGVTTTVHTSSDDANTGANPVPDVTAFDNTVIDLQTLYIRVVDAAGCFTVTQFVVHSNALLTATNIENVIRCDDPSNDGIFEFNLQTVFDRIQNNLDYVGIVFYESEDDRTNAVNPIDITVLYSNTSNPQDIFLTLSDDMGCEDFAEITLTVHPNVTAPNLGTLTYCDTDDDFVVAIDLTTFTSTIQGANTTYTISYYETPGDANVFANPIVAPYVNSSNPQEIFYRYTNPATNCTEISSFLIEILPAPTVMQPSTLLRCDEDTDGIADVDLTQSQPEIIADLTNINISYHSLEADAFENTNIIPDPTVYNTATSSAYVRVENATTGCFTVVELPIIVNTIPEVIATDFYQLCETDADQTENFIMEIKDDEILNGQTAMTVFYYPTDQDALDKTNEIDKTVSYANQTNPQTIHVRIENDTDPDCFAVSSFVIQVSPAPMYNEPTDIFVCDDASNDGIDTFDLTDTEAEIRAGISQNLVISFHLSFDDATNNVDPIGNTFTNVTNPHAIYTRITNDSDCMIVVDFELNVIQVPETNPAPDVTVCDTDYDGQVLFDLTEAEFFILNIRQDNVVITYHETQEDADDGTNAIPDPTNYTNVTNPQPIFVRLINTISGCYVVIPFTLHVNLPPLLNNVTEATFCEAEIPGTVDLRQIDEIIIDDATGVSLSYYNSAADADTETNPLPDIYTYATNPETIFIRAENDDTTCYFVDSIDININPNPDANPVSDMEACISNSTDSTQVFNLSQQTATVLGAQNPALFTASYHVSIEDAQNDVAPLPTLYSAFNGQIIHIRVENNTTGCYDTTQFNTIIHPLPEVNLPEDITLCLNDLPLTVTAGSATGNTYAWSTSETTASINITSIGTYDVTVTSPFGCSAMASFTVNESELATIVDIDVVHFSDNNTITVTASGNGDYLYSLDGGTPQVSNVFEFVGPGYHTVTVSDVNGCGEVSEEAVVIDYIQFVTPNNDGFNDTWHIIGIETLPKSIVYIFDRYGKLIKTLRAGDRGWDGTYRGRKLPSSDYWFLAEIKDGPTSFDVKGHFTLKR; this is translated from the coding sequence ATGAAAAAAGTTTTTTTCACACTTTTTACCCTTTTCGCTTACCAAATAGTTTCTGCCCAGCAAGTAACTACAAACGAGTCATTTACACTACAAGAATTGGTAGATCAATTGGTTCAAGGATGTGTAGAAGTTTCAAATGTTTCATCCTCTATCAACGGAAATGTAAATGGTTTTAATAGTTATGCCTATTTCGATCAAGCTGGTTCTGGCTTTCCTTTTGCAAATGGTTTGGTACTAACTTCTGGTCGTGCATCTGAAGCTGGAACTCCCGTAAATACAGCGCCATTGAATAGTGGAACTACAACTTGGGGAACGGATCCAGATATTGAAACCGCTTTGGGCGTGATGAATACTATAAATGCAACTTCCATAGAATTCGATTTTATCTCAGCTACGAATCAAATAAGTTTTAATTATTTATTAGCTTCGGAAGAATATGCGGAGGATTTTCCGTGTCGATTTTCTGATAGTTTTGCTTTCTTAATCCGAGAAACGGGAAGTACAGCACCATATACAAACATTGCAGTTGTACCAGGAACAACTATTTCTGTAAGTACAAGTGTTATTCACGATGAAATTGTTGGCTTCTGCCCTGCCGAAAACGAACAATTTTTTGAAGGCTATAACTTAGGCGACACCAACTACAACGGACGAACTACGGTATTGACAGCAACAGCGAGCTTAATTCCGAATCAACAGTATCATATCAAATTAATTATTGCAGACGGAACCGACCAAAATGCAGATTCTGCTATTTTTATTCAAGGAAATAGTTTCAATGCCACGGTTGATTTAGGTCCAGATGTAATTACATGTGCAGATTCATACTTACTAAATGCAGATATTGGAAACCCTTTAGCAACTTTTGAATGGTTTAGAAACGGAGTTACCATTCCTGGAAGTGTTGCTAGTACACATGATGCTGTACTGACTGGAACACACAGAGTTGAAATCACAATTCCGATAGGAACTGAGCTATGTGTCATTGAAGATACTGTTGAAATAACGCTAAATTCTCCTCAATCTGCTGGACCAATCACAGATTTTGAATTGTGTGATGATGCTTCACTAGATGGAATTGAGAGTTTCAATTTAACCACTAAAGAAGCTGAAATTCTAACTACTGTGCCGCCTGCAAATTATACGGTTACGTATTATCCAACACAAAACGACGCCGATAACGATACAAATGCACATCCAAATACAATTCAAAATACAACATCGCCACAAGAAGTTTTTGTACGTGTGTTAGACATTGACAATGGTTGTTTGGCGTTTACAAGTTTCAACTTAGTGGTAAATCCGATGCCTATCATTACACAACCAACACCTTTTGATATTTGTTCTGATAACGGTACGGCTGCTATCGATTTAACGGTACGAAACGATGAAATCACAGGAATGAATCCTGTACTTGGAGTTACCTATCACAATTCGCAAAATGATGCGGACAACAATTTGAATCCAATCATTGGAAACTACACAAATTCATCACCAAATGATACTGTTTTTGTGCGTGTTGTAGATACACAAACTGGTTGTGCAATAACGACAACATTACAAGTAAATGTTAGCACTTCGCCTATGTTGAATCCTCCTGACCGAAACTTAATTGACGCTTGTGATGCTGATCACGATGGCTTTGCAACATTTGACTTTACAGATTTCCTCAATGAAGTTACCATGGGATTAACGGGCGTTACAACTACGGTACATACTTCTTCTGATGATGCTAATACTGGTGCCAATCCGGTTCCTGACGTAACAGCTTTTGACAATACCGTTATTGACCTACAAACACTATATATTAGAGTTGTGGATGCTGCTGGTTGTTTTACGGTCACGCAATTTGTGGTACACAGTAATGCGTTATTAACCGCTACAAATATTGAAAACGTCATTCGTTGTGATGATCCGAGTAATGATGGTATTTTTGAATTCAACCTTCAAACGGTTTTTGATAGGATTCAAAATAATTTGGATTATGTGGGTATTGTATTTTACGAAAGTGAAGATGATAGAACCAATGCTGTAAATCCTATTGACATTACAGTTCTATATTCAAACACTTCCAATCCGCAAGATATTTTCCTAACACTTTCAGATGATATGGGCTGTGAAGATTTTGCTGAGATTACCTTAACTGTGCATCCGAATGTTACGGCTCCAAACCTTGGCACGTTAACGTATTGCGACACCGATGATGACTTCGTTGTAGCAATTGATTTAACTACATTTACATCCACAATTCAAGGCGCAAATACCACATATACTATATCTTATTATGAAACACCAGGCGATGCGAACGTTTTTGCCAATCCTATTGTAGCTCCGTATGTAAACTCATCCAATCCACAAGAAATATTTTATAGGTATACCAATCCTGCAACGAACTGTACAGAAATTTCATCGTTTCTTATTGAAATATTGCCAGCACCAACAGTTATGCAACCGTCTACCTTGTTAAGATGTGATGAAGATACTGACGGTATTGCAGATGTAGATTTAACGCAAAGTCAACCAGAAATTATTGCAGACTTAACCAATATCAACATTAGCTATCATTCCTTGGAAGCAGATGCTTTTGAGAATACCAACATAATTCCAGATCCTACTGTCTATAATACAGCAACATCATCTGCATATGTTCGTGTAGAAAATGCTACAACAGGCTGTTTTACAGTAGTAGAACTACCGATTATTGTAAATACAATTCCAGAAGTTATTGCCACAGATTTTTATCAATTGTGTGAAACAGATGCAGATCAAACTGAAAACTTCATTATGGAGATCAAAGATGATGAAATCTTAAATGGTCAAACAGCAATGACAGTTTTCTACTATCCAACGGATCAAGATGCTTTGGACAAAACAAACGAAATTGACAAAACGGTTTCATACGCAAACCAAACAAATCCGCAAACAATTCATGTGCGTATTGAAAATGATACAGATCCAGATTGTTTTGCAGTTTCTTCCTTTGTAATTCAAGTAAGTCCTGCGCCAATGTATAATGAGCCAACAGATATTTTTGTCTGTGATGATGCTAGTAATGACGGAATTGACACGTTTGATCTTACCGACACAGAAGCAGAAATCCGTGCGGGAATTTCACAAAACTTAGTCATCTCTTTTCACTTATCTTTTGATGATGCAACGAATAATGTAGATCCGATTGGAAATACATTTACCAACGTTACAAATCCGCATGCAATATATACCAGAATTACAAATGATTCTGACTGTATGATTGTGGTCGATTTTGAATTAAATGTAATTCAAGTTCCTGAAACAAATCCGGCACCAGATGTAACGGTTTGTGATACAGATTATGATGGACAAGTTCTTTTCGATTTGACAGAAGCTGAATTCTTTATATTAAATATCAGACAAGATAATGTTGTCATCACCTATCACGAAACACAAGAAGATGCAGACGATGGAACCAACGCAATTCCTGACCCAACAAATTATACAAACGTAACCAATCCGCAACCAATTTTTGTACGATTAATCAATACCATTTCGGGTTGTTATGTCGTAATTCCGTTTACATTACATGTGAATTTACCACCATTGCTAAACAATGTTACAGAAGCTACTTTCTGTGAAGCCGAAATACCTGGAACAGTCGATTTACGCCAAATAGACGAAATCATCATTGATGATGCTACAGGTGTTTCCTTATCATATTACAATTCGGCGGCAGACGCAGACACTGAAACCAATCCGCTTCCTGATATTTACACCTATGCTACAAATCCAGAAACAATCTTTATCAGAGCAGAAAATGATGATACAACTTGTTATTTTGTAGATAGTATTGACATTAACATCAATCCGAATCCAGATGCAAATCCTGTCAGTGATATGGAAGCCTGTATCAGTAACAGTACAGATTCTACGCAAGTATTCAATCTATCACAACAAACAGCAACCGTATTAGGAGCGCAAAATCCAGCATTATTTACAGCAAGTTATCATGTAAGTATTGAAGATGCACAAAATGATGTAGCTCCATTACCAACATTATACAGCGCGTTTAACGGACAAATTATTCATATCCGTGTCGAAAACAATACAACAGGTTGTTATGACACAACTCAATTCAATACCATAATTCACCCTTTGCCAGAAGTAAATCTTCCAGAAGATATTACCTTATGTCTAAACGATCTTCCACTAACAGTAACCGCAGGTTCGGCAACTGGAAACACATACGCTTGGTCAACAAGTGAAACGACAGCTTCTATTAATATTACTTCCATCGGAACCTACGACGTAACTGTCACAAGTCCGTTTGGTTGTTCAGCAATGGCAAGTTTTACGGTAAACGAATCGGAATTGGCTACTATTGTTGATATTGATGTCGTACACTTCTCTGACAACAATACAATCACCGTAACCGCAAGTGGAAACGGAGATTACTTATATTCGTTAGATGGTGGAACGCCGCAAGTTTCAAATGTATTTGAATTTGTCGGCCCAGGATATCATACGGTAACTGTTTCAGATGTAAATGGTTGTGGCGAAGTAAGCGAAGAAGCTGTAGTCATTGATTACATTCAATTTGTGACGCCAAACAATGATGGTTTCAATGACACTTGGCACATTATCGGAATCGAAACGCTTCCAAAATCGATAGTATATATCTTTGACAGATATGGAAAACTCATCAAAACCTTACGTGCTGGCGATCGTGGTTGGGACGGAACGTACAGAGGTCGTAAACTGCCTTCAAGCGATTATTGGTTTTTAGCAGAAATAAAAGATGGTCCAACATCATTTGATGTAAAAGGTCATTTTACGTTGAAACGGTAA
- a CDS encoding ISAs1 family transposase codes for MKPSDNLKDIFGQIQDHRSHINKLHNLVDILLIGIIAVISGAETWEQMAGFAKSKEPFLKKFLELPNGIPSKVTINRVFSAIDSEQFESCFIDWVNSIANLSKGQIIAIDGKTIRGAKSHGKKSPIHMVSAWACENNLVLGQVKTAEKSNEITAIPELLNILSIAGNTITIDAMGTQKEIAKKIIELDADYILAVKANQPQLLEHIEDEFRFSKQLETYTKHDLDHGRIETRTCSVITDFKFIEQDNQWKNLQSIIKIDSIREFKNSDKATEKATRYYISSLRNDASEFQSKIRSHWAVENKLHWTLDVAFSEDASRKRAGNAAQNYSILLKIALNLLKNETSKKLSMKSKRLEAGWNEDYLLRILNLKV; via the coding sequence ATGAAACCATCTGATAACTTAAAAGACATTTTTGGGCAAATACAAGACCACAGAAGCCATATAAACAAGCTTCATAATTTAGTAGATATCCTTCTTATTGGTATAATTGCAGTGATTTCTGGGGCAGAAACTTGGGAACAAATGGCTGGGTTTGCCAAATCAAAAGAACCTTTTTTAAAGAAATTCTTAGAATTACCTAACGGTATTCCTTCGAAAGTAACTATCAATAGAGTCTTTTCAGCTATTGATAGTGAACAATTTGAATCTTGTTTTATTGATTGGGTCAATTCAATTGCAAATTTAAGTAAAGGTCAAATAATTGCGATTGATGGTAAAACGATACGTGGCGCAAAGTCTCATGGTAAAAAATCGCCAATTCACATGGTTAGTGCTTGGGCTTGCGAAAACAATCTTGTTCTAGGTCAAGTTAAAACAGCTGAAAAGTCAAACGAAATTACTGCGATACCAGAATTACTGAACATCCTTAGTATTGCAGGAAATACTATTACAATAGATGCTATGGGAACTCAAAAAGAAATTGCAAAAAAAATAATTGAACTAGATGCTGATTATATTTTAGCAGTTAAAGCAAATCAACCGCAGTTATTAGAACATATTGAAGATGAGTTTCGGTTTTCCAAACAACTAGAAACATACACTAAACATGATTTAGATCATGGGCGTATTGAAACTAGAACATGTAGCGTAATTACTGATTTTAAGTTTATTGAACAGGACAATCAATGGAAAAATTTACAAAGTATTATAAAAATAGATAGCATTCGTGAATTTAAAAATAGTGATAAAGCGACAGAAAAAGCGACACGATATTATATTTCAAGTTTACGAAATGATGCTAGTGAATTTCAATCTAAAATACGCTCGCATTGGGCGGTAGAAAATAAATTACATTGGACTTTAGATGTAGCTTTCTCTGAAGATGCTTCTAGAAAAAGAGCAGGAAATGCTGCTCAAAATTATTCTATTCTGCTTAAAATTGCTTTAAATCTATTGAAAAATGAAACCTCTAAAAAGCTATCTATGAAAAGCAAAAGACTTGAAGCTGGATGGAATGAAGACTATTTACTCAGAATATTAAATTTAAAAGTATGA
- the uvrB gene encoding excinuclease ABC subunit UvrB: MKFKLVSDFSPTGDQPQAIKELIAGIEADERYQTLLGVTGSGKTFTVANVIEEVQKPTLVLAHNKTLAAQLYSEFKLFFPENAVEYFVSYYDYYQPEAYMPSSGTYIEKDLSINEEIEKLRLSTTSSLLSGRRDVIVVASVSCLYGIGNPVEFQKNVITLEREQVISRTKLLHRLVQSLYSRTEADFLRGSFRVKGDVVDVFPGYADFAFRIHFFGDEIEEIESFDPATNNVLEKYEELTIYPANMFVTSQDVLQNAIHQIQEDMVKQVDYFKEIGKHLEAKRLEERTNFDLEMIRELGYCSGIENYSRYLDGRAPGTRPFCLLDYFPDDYLMIVDESHVTISQVHAMYGGDRSRKENLVEYGFRLPAAMDNRPLKFEEFEVIQNQVIYVSATPADYELHKTEGVVVEQVIRPTGLLDPIIEVRPSLNQIDNLVEEIHLRTEKDERVLVTTLTKRMAEELTKYLSRIQIRCRYIHSDVDTLERVQIMQDLRKGIFDVLVGINLLREGLDLPEVSLVAILDADKEGFLRSARSLTQTIGRAARNVNGRAILYADRITKSMQKTMDETEYRREKQIEYNTKHGITPTGLNKALSSILGKDDSLAWEDEIKAKAAAEPDLEYLTKAQLEKLIREKRKAMETAAKELNFMDAAKYRDEIKLLQEKL; the protein is encoded by the coding sequence ATGAAATTCAAATTAGTATCTGACTTTTCCCCTACTGGAGATCAACCGCAAGCCATCAAAGAATTAATTGCAGGAATTGAAGCTGACGAACGCTATCAAACCTTGTTAGGAGTTACCGGATCGGGAAAAACATTTACCGTTGCCAATGTGATTGAAGAAGTTCAAAAACCAACGCTTGTTTTAGCACATAATAAAACGTTGGCAGCACAATTGTACTCAGAATTTAAGCTATTCTTTCCTGAAAATGCAGTGGAATATTTTGTGTCTTACTACGATTATTATCAGCCAGAAGCGTATATGCCGTCTTCGGGAACGTATATTGAAAAAGATTTATCCATTAACGAAGAAATTGAAAAATTGCGACTCAGCACAACTTCTTCCCTACTTTCGGGACGTCGCGATGTCATTGTAGTTGCGTCAGTTTCCTGTTTATATGGTATTGGAAATCCTGTGGAATTTCAGAAAAATGTCATCACTTTAGAACGTGAGCAAGTGATTTCACGAACTAAATTATTACATCGTTTGGTGCAAAGTTTATATTCCAGAACGGAAGCCGATTTTTTACGCGGTTCGTTTCGTGTGAAAGGTGATGTGGTGGATGTTTTTCCTGGTTATGCCGATTTTGCATTCAGAATTCACTTCTTTGGCGATGAAATAGAAGAAATAGAATCGTTTGATCCTGCCACAAATAATGTGTTGGAAAAATACGAAGAACTCACCATTTATCCTGCAAATATGTTTGTAACCTCGCAAGATGTGTTGCAAAATGCCATTCATCAAATTCAGGAAGATATGGTAAAACAAGTAGATTATTTCAAGGAAATAGGAAAACATTTAGAAGCAAAACGTTTGGAAGAACGCACAAATTTTGACTTGGAAATGATTCGTGAATTAGGCTATTGTTCTGGAATTGAAAACTACTCTAGATATTTAGATGGAAGAGCGCCAGGAACGCGTCCTTTTTGTTTGTTAGACTATTTTCCAGATGATTATTTAATGATTGTCGATGAAAGTCACGTAACTATTTCGCAAGTGCATGCGATGTACGGCGGCGATAGAAGTAGAAAAGAAAACTTAGTAGAATACGGTTTCAGATTGCCAGCCGCAATGGACAACCGACCTTTGAAATTTGAAGAATTTGAAGTCATTCAAAACCAAGTAATTTATGTAAGTGCAACGCCTGCGGATTATGAATTGCACAAAACAGAAGGCGTAGTTGTAGAACAAGTAATTCGTCCGACAGGATTATTAGATCCGATTATTGAAGTGCGTCCAAGTTTAAATCAGATTGATAATTTGGTAGAAGAAATTCATCTTCGCACCGAAAAAGATGAACGTGTGTTGGTGACAACTTTAACCAAAAGAATGGCAGAAGAATTGACAAAATATCTATCGCGAATTCAAATTCGATGTCGCTACATTCACAGTGATGTTGATACGTTGGAACGTGTACAAATTATGCAAGATTTGCGAAAAGGTATCTTTGATGTGTTGGTTGGTATCAACTTACTTCGTGAAGGATTGGATTTACCAGAAGTATCATTAGTAGCGATTTTAGATGCGGATAAAGAAGGTTTTTTACGTTCCGCGCGATCACTAACACAAACTATTGGTAGAGCTGCGAGAAACGTGAATGGAAGAGCAATTTTGTATGCGGATAGAATTACGAAAAGTATGCAAAAAACAATGGACGAAACCGAATACAGGCGCGAGAAACAAATAGAATACAATACAAAACATGGCATTACACCAACAGGATTGAACAAAGCTTTGAGTTCAATTCTTGGGAAAGATGATAGTTTGGCTTGGGAAGATGAAATTAAGGCGAAAGCTGCTGCCGAACCAGATTTGGAATACTTGACCAAAGCACAACTAGAAAAGTTAATTCGCGAAAAGCGAAAAGCAATGGAAACTGCCGCAAAAGAGTTGAATTTTATGGACGCTGCGAAATATCGTGATGAAATTAAGTTGTTGCAAGAGAAGCTATAA
- a CDS encoding T9SS type B sorting domain-containing protein — protein MNKLTYISIFLFLGCFLNTFKTAAQDISLFQQFNGRYDYTALGNTLNTVENGAGGICVINTSSSASLFLNPNETMVAAYLYWAGSDDGDFNIELNGIPVTAQRTFSDSLNANRTFFAAFADVTSIVQTIGNGNYTVSEFDLTSVIAPYCPTGTNFGGWAMTVIYENPALPLNQLNVYDGLESVPDMLEITLSNLNVFDNMGAKIGFIAWEGDRAISVNETLRINGNIIENFPLNPADNAFNGTNSFTGATNLYNMDIDVYGIQNFIAIGDTQATISLTSGQDFVMINNIITVLNSQLPDATVTINQVDSACDSRELDLTYTISNTNSTAALPQNTPIAFYANGILIATDVTQVELPIGGNIQQTITVTIPATIPNTFDLLIVVDDDGTGTGTVDEINEDNNNALELTLLPTSPILPILPSLQLCDNSENLLFNLTSQEALFTETSLTFGYFETFQDASNNTNMIINADSYSSVNYPTTMYIKATNSTTLCTSIGDFELLLLESPTANEPANLIACKLNDIDSVTFNLTLNESTINSTANNIFTYYETANADGTFQDEITMPTAYDNTFNPQTIYIIVTNTNGCTNSTSFEILVEDCEIYIPNGFSPNGDGKNDVFNILNLEAHPNHEIHIYNRYGTLIFIGNKATSRWNGYANRGTPKDKKLPTGTYFYVLYLNDQNTLASPLLLEQTYTGWVYLQNN, from the coding sequence GTGAACAAGCTAACGTACATCAGTATTTTTCTCTTTTTAGGTTGTTTTTTAAACACGTTCAAAACGGCTGCGCAAGATATTTCCCTGTTCCAACAATTCAATGGTCGGTACGATTATACAGCACTTGGAAACACACTCAATACTGTCGAAAATGGTGCTGGAGGCATTTGCGTAATCAATACATCTTCTAGCGCAAGCTTATTTTTAAATCCAAATGAAACTATGGTTGCCGCCTATTTATATTGGGCAGGTTCGGACGATGGCGATTTTAATATAGAACTCAACGGAATTCCCGTCACAGCACAACGTACGTTTAGTGATTCTTTGAATGCAAATAGAACGTTTTTTGCAGCTTTTGCCGATGTCACAAGCATTGTGCAAACGATAGGCAATGGAAATTATACGGTAAGTGAATTCGATTTAACGTCCGTGATTGCTCCGTATTGCCCGACAGGAACGAATTTTGGCGGTTGGGCAATGACAGTAATTTATGAAAATCCTGCGCTTCCGCTGAATCAACTCAATGTATATGATGGTTTGGAAAGTGTGCCTGATATGTTGGAAATTACGCTTTCCAACCTCAACGTTTTTGACAATATGGGCGCAAAAATTGGCTTTATTGCATGGGAAGGTGATCGTGCTATAAGCGTAAACGAAACGTTGCGAATTAATGGAAATATTATAGAAAATTTTCCGCTAAATCCAGCAGATAATGCATTCAACGGAACAAATAGTTTTACAGGCGCGACCAATTTATACAACATGGATATTGATGTGTACGGCATTCAAAATTTTATAGCGATTGGCGATACACAAGCGACAATTTCATTGACTTCTGGACAGGATTTTGTGATGATTAATAATATTATCACCGTTTTAAACAGTCAACTTCCTGATGCAACTGTTACGATTAATCAAGTTGATTCAGCATGCGATTCCAGAGAATTAGACCTTACCTATACAATCTCGAATACGAATAGTACTGCGGCTTTACCTCAAAATACGCCGATTGCTTTTTATGCAAATGGAATTTTGATTGCAACCGATGTAACTCAGGTAGAACTTCCAATTGGCGGAAACATTCAACAAACGATTACGGTTACAATTCCTGCAACGATTCCGAATACTTTTGATTTACTAATTGTCGTTGATGATGATGGAACTGGTACAGGAACTGTTGATGAAATTAATGAAGATAATAACAATGCCTTAGAATTGACATTGCTTCCAACTTCGCCCATTCTTCCAATTTTGCCTTCTCTGCAATTGTGTGACAATAGCGAGAATCTACTTTTCAATTTGACTTCGCAAGAAGCGTTATTCACCGAAACTTCGCTAACATTTGGGTATTTTGAAACGTTCCAAGATGCTTCAAACAATACGAATATGATTATCAATGCTGATTCGTATAGTAGTGTAAATTATCCAACAACAATGTATATAAAAGCTACAAACAGTACTACGTTGTGTACTTCTATTGGAGATTTTGAATTGCTCCTTTTAGAAAGTCCAACAGCAAATGAACCAGCAAATTTAATCGCGTGTAAATTAAACGATATAGATTCCGTTACTTTTAATTTAACATTAAACGAATCCACTATAAATTCAACAGCAAATAACATTTTTACGTATTACGAAACGGCAAATGCTGACGGAACGTTTCAAGATGAAATTACAATGCCAACTGCTTACGACAACACATTCAATCCACAAACAATTTATATAATTGTTACAAATACAAATGGTTGTACAAATTCTACTTCTTTTGAGATCCTAGTTGAAGATTGTGAAATTTACATTCCAAATGGTTTTTCGCCTAATGGCGATGGAAAAAATGATGTGTTTAATATTCTAAACCTAGAAGCACATCCAAATCATGAAATTCATATTTATAACAGGTACGGAACGCTGATATTTATTGGTAACAAAGCAACTTCTCGCTGGAATGGTTACGCGAATAGAGGAACTCCAAAAGATAAAAAATTACCCACAGGAACCTACTTTTATGTATTGTATTTGAATGACCAAAATACCTTAGCAAGTCCTTTATTACTTGAACAAACGTATACAGGTTGGGTTTATTTACAGAATAATTAA